Proteins encoded by one window of Dendropsophus ebraccatus isolate aDenEbr1 chromosome 4, aDenEbr1.pat, whole genome shotgun sequence:
- the LOC138788036 gene encoding 4-galactosyl-N-acetylglucosaminide 3-alpha-L-fucosyltransferase FUT6-like: protein MELQGKTLTFRIFFQIFIGQLCLSAFLFSLYNYSNHSKLINEFSHKSVTQEPANISKIILVWTWPFGDQFPLNECPSYNDISGCTYTANRSLYSSADAIVIHHRDVCNSPKQLPQMQRPPNQYWVWFNLESPSHTPNLHFMDNLINMTMSYRADSDIFSPYGWLDPNQQEENFTIPVKTKLVAWAISNWNPQSRRVKYYQEFKQYLSIDVYGRQHLSLPRDEHEKILSQYKFYLSFENSIYEDYITEKLWMNALTFGCVPIVMGPTRQNYERFIPKDSFIHVEDFSSAKELAEYILKLDKDEKAYQQYFTWRSRLHPIGRTNWQTHYCRVCKALKEAPAHKTISGLGAWYK, encoded by the coding sequence ATGGAGCTTCAAGGGAAGACCTTgacattcagaattttttttcaaattttcatcgGACAATTGTGCCTTTcagcttttttattttcactttatAACTATTCGAATCACTCAAAATTAATCAATGAATTTTCACATAAAAGTGTTACTCAAGAACCAGCTAATATTAGTAAGATCATTCTTGTGTGGACTTGGCCATTTGGTGATCAATTTCCACTAAATGAATGTCCATCATACAATGATATTTCTGGATGCACCTACACAGCTAACAGGTCATTGTATTCTTCTGCAGATGCAATTGTTATCCATCATAGAGATGTATGTAATTCCCCAAAACAGTTACCTCAGATGCAAAGACCACCAAATCAGTATTGGGTCTGGTTTAATTTGGAGTCTCCATCGCACACACCAAACTTACATTTTATGGATAATCTCATCAACATGACAATGTCTTACAGAGCTGACTCAGATATTTTCTCGCCTTATGGATGGCTAGATCCAAATCAACAGGAGGAGAATTTTACAATTCCTGTAAAGACCAAGCTGGTAGCCTGGGCAATCAGTAACTGGAACCCACAGTCTAGAAGAGTAAAGTATTATCAAGAGTTCAAGCAATATCTATCGATAGATGTATATGGAAGGCAACATTTATCTCTGCCAAGAGacgaacatgagaaaatattgtcACAGTACAAATTTTATCTCTCCTTTGAAAACTCCATTTATGAAGACTATATTACAGAGAAACTCTGGATGAATGCATTGACATTTGGGTGTGTACCAATCGTAATGGGTCCTACTCGGCAGAACTATGAACGTTTTATTCCCAAAGACTCTTTTATACATGTTGAGGACTTCTCCTCAGCAAAGGAACTTGCTGAATATATCCTAAAGTTGGACAAGGATGAGAAAGCTTACCAACAGTATTTTACATGGAGGTCCAGGCTTCATCCAATCGGACGCACCAATTGGCAGACTCATTACTGCcgagtatgtaaagcactgaaaGAAGCTCCTGCACACAAAACTATTTCAGGACTTGGAGCATGGTATAAATGA
- the LOC138789567 gene encoding 4-galactosyl-N-acetylglucosaminide 3-alpha-L-fucosyltransferase FUT6-like, with amino-acid sequence MELQGKTLTLKNSFLIFIGQLCLSAILFSLYNYASHSMLISNFLHKSVHQEPDKIILVWTWPFHNTFSLNECPPYTDISGCTYTANRSLYSSADAIVIHHRDVCNSKKLLPQMPRPPNQYWVWFNLESPSHTPNLHFMDNLINMTMSYRADSDIFSPYGWLDPNRQKENFTIPVKTKLVAWAISNWNPRSKRVQYYQKLKKYLSVDIYGRQHLSLPRKEHQKTLSQYKFYLSFENSIHEDYITEKLWMNALTFGCVPIVMGPTRQNYERFIPKDSFIHVDDFSSAKKLAEYILKLDKDEKAYQQYFTWRSRLHPIGRTNWQTHYCRVCKALKEAPAPKTISRLGTWYK; translated from the coding sequence ATGGAGCTTCAGGGGAAGACCTTGACACTCAAGAATTCTTTTCTAATTTTCATTGGACAATTGTGCCTTTCAGCCATTTTATTTTCACTCTATAACTATGCAAGTCACTCAATGTTAATCAGcaattttttacataaaagtgTCCATCAGGAACCAGATAAGATCATCCTTGTGTGGACTTGGCCATTTCATAATACATTTTCACTAAATGAATGCCCACCATACACTGATATTTCTGGATGCACCTACACAGCTAACAGGTCATTGTATTCTTCTGCAGATGCAATTGTTATCCATCATAGAGATGTATGTAATTCCAAAAAACTGTTACCTCAGATGCCAAGACCACCAAATCAGTATTGGGTCTGGTTTAACTTGGAGTCTCCATCACACACACCAAACTTACATTTTATGGATAATCTCATCAACATGACAATGTCTTACAGAGCTGACTCAGATATTTTCTCGCCTTATGGATGGCTAGATCCAAATCGACAGAAAGAAAACTTTACAATTCCTGTAAAGACCAAGCTGGTAGCCTGGGCAATCAGTAACTGGAACCCACGTTCTAAAAGGGTCCAGTATTATCAGAAGCTGAAGAAATATCTATCTGTGGACATATATGGAAGGCAACATTTATCTCTTCCGAGGAAAGAACACCAGAAAACATTGTCACAGTACAAGTTTTATCTCTCCTTTGAAAACTCCATTCATGAAGACTATATTACAGAGAAACTCTGGATGAATGCATTGACATTTGGGTGTGTACCAATCGTAATGGGTCCTACTAGGCAGAACTATGAACGTTTTATTCCCAAAGACTCTTTCATACATGTTGACGACTTCTCCTCAGCAAAGAAACTTGCTGAATATATCCTAAAGTTGGACAAGGATGAGAAAGCTTACCAACAGTATTTTACATGGAGGTCCAGGCTTCATCCAATTGGACGCACCAATTGGCAGACTCATTACTGCcgagtatgtaaagcactgaaaGAAGCTCCTGCACCCAAAACTATTTCAAGACTTGGAACATGGTACAAATGA